Proteins found in one Bacteroidota bacterium genomic segment:
- a CDS encoding methylated-DNA--[protein]-cysteine S-methyltransferase gives MRSVKETPKENGKVYCTSFDSRIGHIYIASTDEGLCRVSIPKETKKDFFNWLNTHFEIDAVLENKSRNKEYIEQINRYLNGKLVQFTFPLDLLGTPFQSRVWKELSKIPYGTTISYRQLAKKVGVPKGFQAVGRANGANPVPIVVPCHRVIGSDGSLIGYAAGVKTKEFLLRLEGAIIL, from the coding sequence ATGAGATCAGTGAAAGAAACTCCGAAAGAAAATGGTAAAGTCTATTGTACTTCCTTCGATTCTCGCATTGGTCATATCTATATAGCTTCAACCGACGAAGGTTTGTGCCGCGTTAGTATCCCAAAGGAAACGAAAAAAGATTTTTTTAATTGGTTGAATACACATTTCGAAATTGATGCAGTGTTAGAAAACAAATCGAGAAACAAAGAGTATATCGAGCAGATAAACAGGTATTTAAACGGGAAATTAGTACAATTCACATTTCCACTTGATTTATTAGGGACCCCATTTCAATCTCGTGTATGGAAAGAATTGAGTAAGATACCTTATGGTACAACAATATCGTACCGGCAACTTGCAAAAAAAGTAGGCGTCCCGAAAGGTTTCCAGGCAGTCGGTCGCGCTAACGGCGCCAACCCGGTTCCTATTGTGGTGCCTTGTCATAGGGTTATCGGTTCCGATGGCTCACTGATTGGGTATGCAGCCGGAGTTAAAACAAAAGAATTTTTGCTTCGTCTCGAAGGTGCAATAATACTTTAG
- a CDS encoding PhoU domain-containing protein, with amino-acid sequence MLKFKELYELWRRDNFLKQAWEESYVMLETTREMFEKSVYSLRNTDNAKISGDVYSMDKTVNTYLQEVRRKVFKHLAVTGGANIIPGLVLTSIVIDVERIGDYTKNITDIAKAHPGRLFCGKHEEQVKKIEDAVAEMFKKILPCLRSSDREMGHVIMSSNEWITKACDKIVIDLIQHYDETIPVEDSVTTALYCRYIKRVAAHLLNVASSVVNPFDKVGFREER; translated from the coding sequence ATGTTAAAATTTAAAGAACTTTATGAATTATGGCGTCGCGATAACTTCCTCAAACAAGCTTGGGAAGAATCGTATGTGATGCTCGAAACTACACGTGAAATGTTTGAAAAATCGGTTTACTCTTTGCGAAATACCGATAATGCAAAAATTAGCGGAGATGTTTACTCGATGGATAAAACGGTGAACACATACCTGCAGGAGGTTCGTCGTAAAGTTTTTAAACATCTTGCTGTAACCGGTGGAGCGAACATAATACCGGGATTAGTATTAACCAGTATTGTTATAGATGTCGAGAGAATTGGTGATTACACAAAAAATATTACTGACATTGCTAAGGCTCATCCCGGCCGTTTATTTTGTGGAAAACATGAAGAGCAGGTTAAAAAAATTGAAGATGCAGTTGCAGAAATGTTCAAGAAAATTTTACCTTGTTTGCGTTCGTCGGATAGGGAGATGGGGCATGTAATTATGAGTTCGAATGAATGGATTACAAAAGCGTGCGATAAAATCGTCATCGATCTCATTCAACACTATGATGAAACAATTCCCGTTGAGGACTCTGTAACCACAGCACTTTACTGCCGCTATATCAAGCGAGTTGCAGCTCATCTTTTGAACGTTGCCTCAAGCGTTGTAAATCCATTTGACAAAGTTGGATTCAGAGAAGAGCGATAA
- a CDS encoding Na/Pi symporter, giving the protein MVLRLFYLIVLLYLFFISITLMGSAFKFLGKGFAETLLQTTASPMIGLFIGILATSIVQSSSTTTSLTVGIVAAGGLTIEGAIPIIMGANIGTTITNTLVATAHIYRPEEMRRAFAVSTVHDWFNLFAVIVIFPIQLATDFIGISSSYLASLFGNVGGMELFNPLQVIIKPSVEFIVNVVGKSGVILIIIALALLFLTLRYIVINLKALVISKVEAFFDEILFKTGARAFLIGIVFTVLVQSSSITTSLVVPLAGAGILSIQQIYPYTLGANIGTTVTAMLAAMVTGQITAVTVAFAHFLFNVFGMVIFWPLKMIPIFFAEKLAKYSLRSKLIPIGYIISVFFLIPLLLIYFLE; this is encoded by the coding sequence ATGGTGCTGCGTTTATTCTACCTGATAGTCCTCTTATATTTATTTTTTATCAGCATCACATTGATGGGTTCAGCTTTTAAGTTTTTGGGGAAGGGATTTGCTGAAACACTTTTACAAACCACTGCAAGTCCGATGATAGGCTTATTCATTGGAATACTGGCTACAAGTATCGTACAGAGTTCTTCTACCACGACATCGCTTACCGTAGGAATTGTGGCCGCCGGCGGACTGACAATTGAAGGTGCCATTCCCATTATAATGGGTGCGAACATCGGAACAACTATCACAAACACTCTGGTAGCTACCGCACATATTTATCGGCCCGAAGAAATGCGCCGGGCTTTTGCTGTTTCAACTGTACACGATTGGTTTAATCTCTTTGCAGTTATAGTTATTTTTCCCATCCAATTAGCAACTGATTTTATTGGAATAAGTTCATCATACCTTGCATCATTATTTGGCAATGTGGGGGGTATGGAATTATTTAATCCACTTCAAGTCATCATCAAACCTTCAGTTGAGTTCATAGTAAATGTTGTAGGTAAATCAGGAGTTATTCTTATAATAATTGCGTTAGCTCTTCTCTTCCTTACACTAAGGTATATCGTTATAAACCTAAAAGCATTAGTGATTAGCAAAGTTGAAGCGTTTTTCGATGAGATTTTATTTAAAACAGGCGCTCGAGCTTTTCTCATTGGTATAGTTTTTACTGTTCTTGTCCAGAGCAGTTCTATAACTACATCGCTCGTCGTACCGCTCGCGGGTGCAGGCATCCTTTCAATTCAACAGATTTATCCTTATACGTTAGGAGCTAACATTGGTACAACCGTTACCGCAATGCTTGCAGCTATGGTAACCGGACAAATTACTGCAGTAACTGTTGCATTTGCTCATTTCCTTTTCAATGTGTTCGGAATGGTTATTTTCTGGCCCCTTAAAATGATTCCGATATTTTTTGCAGAAAAATTAGCTAAATATTCTCTTCGTTCGAAATTGATTCCAATTGGTTATATTATTTCAGTTTTTTTCCTAATTCCTTTATTATTGATCTATTTTTTGGAGTAA